Within the Nocardioides aurantiacus genome, the region TCTCGCACCTCGCAGCCAGGGTGGTCGGAGCCCACCGATGAGTTCGGTCCCCGCCGCCCGTCCGACCTGCTGGGACGACGAGAGGCGAGGTGCGGGATGAAGACGGTCGTGTGGGTGGTGTCGGCGCTGCTGGCGGTGGCCTTCGTGATGGTGGGGACGGGCAAGCTGGTGTCGTCGGGGGCGGACCTCGAGGCGGCGGCGGGCGGCATCCCCGTCGTGCTGTTCCGGATCGCCGGGGTGGCCGAGGTGCTCGGCGCGATCGGGCTGGTGCTGCCGGCCGCGACGCGGATCCGGCCGTGGCTGACGCCGCTGGCCGCCGCGGGCCTCACGCTCACGATGGTGTGCGCGGTCATCGCCGACCTGGTCGTGGGTGGGGGAGCGACGGCGCTGCTCCCGGCCGTGCTGGGCGTGCTCAGCGCGTTCGTCGCCTGGGCCCGTCGGGGGCCGTACGCCGTGGCGCCGCGCGCGTCGTCGGTCCCCGCCACCGCCTAGACCGGCCGGCCACCCGCGCGGCCACCCGCGTGGCCACCCGCACGGTCACCGGCACCGCCACCGGTCGTGCGGGATGCTCGTCGGTGTGGAGCGACGACTGGCCTGGGGTGCGGCGCTGTGGCTGCTGCGCCCGGCGTACGTCGCGCTGGAGCTGGTCGTCGCTGCCGCGACCACCGGCGACTACCGGCTGACCCGCGACACCGTGAGCGACCTCGGTGCGCTGACCTGCGACCCGCGGTTCTGCTCGCCGTGGCACGACCTGATGAACGCCACCTTCGTCGGCACCG harbors:
- a CDS encoding DoxX family protein, which codes for MKTVVWVVSALLAVAFVMVGTGKLVSSGADLEAAAGGIPVVLFRIAGVAEVLGAIGLVLPAATRIRPWLTPLAAAGLTLTMVCAVIADLVVGGGATALLPAVLGVLSAFVAWARRGPYAVAPRASSVPATA